Proteins from a genomic interval of Quercus robur chromosome 9, dhQueRobu3.1, whole genome shotgun sequence:
- the LOC126701188 gene encoding uncharacterized protein LOC126701188, protein MAPVKSQSFSRRKGKEVASDPPAVPDVGEEAEYSVSEHSVGEEAQRDPDTSSIPDLAIRQGISLPVPIHFEFESGTALGWREWVHNELSDVGFMGLLQRAGVLKAIVSSCCLSNFRDLYNLRHLVRRWCTTTHTFFFSCGKLTVTLEDVANQLLLPILGDADPATLEFSPEEEAIEAKLKKRMAGNAKLSYWVSSSSKFSVAAHHAAVVAFWLCKFVFGSHPHCTIKPLYFRLAIKIFARVSLLPARFARDKYQSCPRVITDFCSRFESDFPLVFHWSGLKPIGYSVVKSFDEGVGFSWRVYRNLGANYTCTDFAMGLFVDTVGTTTPLADFDETRITYLAATNAGWLPYLADEGIRFVHYPANRVRRQFGLDQDIPDDISFLMESPTSIRPFLRHTAFEFWRQRFSAVTVPGSLRESLCTPPMHGY, encoded by the exons ATGGCACCAGTGAAAAGCCAAAGCTTTTCCCGCCGTAAAGGGAAAGAAGTCGCTTCCGATCCTCCCGCCGTACCTGACGTAGGCGAGGAGGCAGAGTATTCTGTGTCAGAGCATTCCGTTGGGGAAGAGGCACAACGCGACCCTGACA CATCCTCAATCCCTGATCTAGCCATTCGCCAAGGCATCTCACTTCCCGTGCCCATCCACTTCGAATTCGAGTCGGGCACTGCCTTGGGTTGGAGAGAATGGGTACATAATGAGTTATCTGATGTGGGTTTCATGGGGTTGTTGCAACGAGCCGGTGTCTTGAAAGCCATCGTCTCATCTTGCTGCCTGTCAAACTTCCGAGACCTTTACAACCTTCGACACTTGGTCCGACGGTGGTGTACCACCACCCACACCTTCTTTTTCTCGTGCGGCAAACTCACTGTTACCCTTGAAGATGTGGCCAATCAGTTACTCCTGCCTATTCTTGGTGATGCCGATCCTGCCACTCTAGAATTTTCTCCGGAAGAAGAGGCTATTGAGGCCAAACTGAAGAAGAGGATGGCCGGGAATGCCAAACTGTCATACTGGGTTAGTTCTTCTTCTAAGTTCTCTGTAGCTGCCCACCACGCGGCTGTTGTTGCGTTTTGGCTttgcaaatttgtttttgggtccCACCCCCACTGTACCATAAAGCCTTTATACTTTCGTTTAGCCATCAAAATATTTGCTAGAGTGAGCCTGCT ACCTGCTCGTTTTGCTAGAGATAAGTACCAATCATGTCCGAGGGTAATCACTGATTTCTGCAGTAGATTTGAGTCTGATTTTCCGCTGGTTTTCCACTGGTCTGGCTTAAAGCCTATTGGTTATTCTGTTGTTAAGTCTTTTGATGAAGGTGTTGGTTTTTCTTGGAGGGTTTATAGAAATTTGGGTGCAAATTATACATGCACAGATTTTGCCATGGGTTTGTTTGTCGATACTGTTGGGACTACTACTCCCTTGGCTGATTTTGACGAGACGAGGATCACTTATCTGGCGGCCACTAATGCCGGATGGTTGCCTTACTTAGCCGATGAAGGCATTAGGTTCGTTCACTATCCTGCTAACCGAGTAAGAAGACAGTTTGGGTTAGATCAGGATATTCCCGATGATATTTCCTTCCTCATGGAGTCTCCTACTTCGATTCGTCCCTTTCTACGGCATACTGCTTTTGAATTTTGGAGGCAGCGTTTCAGTGCAGTTACAGTTCCTGGTTCACTAAGGGAGAGCCTTTGCACTCCTCCCATGCATGGTTATTGA